From one Rattus norvegicus strain BN/NHsdMcwi chromosome 7, GRCr8, whole genome shotgun sequence genomic stretch:
- the Efr3a gene encoding protein EFR3 homolog A isoform X1, with protein sequence MPTRVCCCCSALRPRYKRLVDNIFPEDPKDGLVKADMEKLTFYAVSAPEKLDRIGAYLAERLSRDVVRHRSGYVLIAMEALDQLLMACHSQSIKPFVESFLHMVAKLLESGEPKLQVLGTNSFVKFANIEEDTPSYHRRYDFFVSRFSAMCHSCHSDPEIRTEIRIAGIRGIQGVVRKTVNDELRATIWEPQHMDKIVPSLLFNMQKIEEVDSRLGPPSSPSAADKEENPAVLAESCFRELLGRATFGNMNNAVRPVFAHLDHHKLWDPNEFAVHCFKIIMYSIQAQYSHHVIQEILGHLDARKKDSPRVRAGIIQVLLEAVAIAAKGSIGPTVLEVFNTLLKHLRLSVELEASDSQKGSVGSVSLSSKDNDEKIVQNAVIQTIGFFGSNLPDYQRSEIMMFIMGKVPVFGTSTHTLDISQLGDLGTRRIQIMLLRSLLMVTSGYKAKTIVTALPGSFLDPLLSPSLMEDYELRQLVLEVMHNLMDRHDNRAKLRGIRIIPDVADLKIKREKICRQDTSFMKKNGQQLYRHIYLGCKEEDNVQKNYELLYTSLALITIELANEEVVIDLIRLAIALQDSAIINEDNLPMFHRCGIMALVAAYLNFVSQMIAVPAFCQHVSKVIETRTMEAPYFLPEHIFRDKCMLPKSLEKHDKNLYFLTNKIAESLGGSGYSVERLSVPYVPQVTDEDRLSRRKSIVDTVSIQVDILSNSVPSDDVNATEDSKV encoded by the exons gagtgtgctgctgctgctctgcttTGCGTCCTCGATACAAACGTCTGGTGGACAACATATTCCCTGAAGATCCCAAA gatggccttgttaaagCTGATATGGAGAAACTGACATTTTATGCAGTGTCTGCACCAGAGAAGCTCGATCGGATTGGTGCCTACCTGGCAGAGAGGCTGAGCAGGGATGTTGTCAGACACCGCTCTGG aTACGTTCTAATCGCTATGGAGGCGTTGGACCAGCTTCTCATGGCCTGCCATTCTCAAAGCATCAAGCCATTTGTAGAAAGCTTCCTTCACATGGTAGCAAAGCTCCTGGAATCAGGGGAACCAAAGCTTCAAGTTCTTGGAACAAATTCT tttgtcAAATTTGCAAATATTGAAGAAGATACACCGTCCTATCATAGACGTTATGACTTCTTTGTATCTCGATTCAGTGCCATGTGTCACTCCTGTCATAGTGATCCAGAAATACGAACCGA GATTCGCATTGCTGGAATAAGAGGTATTCAAGGTGTGGTTCGCAAAACAGTTAATGATGAACTTCGGGCTACCATTTGGGAACCACAGCATATGGATAAGATTGTTCCATCCCTTTTGTTTAACATGCAGAAGATAGAAGAAGTTGACAG tcgcCTAGGCCCACCTTCTTCCCCCTCTGCAGCTGACAAAGAAGAGAACCCTGCAGTGCTGGCAGAGAGCTGTTTCAGAGAATTGCTGGGCAGAGCAACTTTTGGGAATATGAATAATGCCGTTAGGCCAGTTTTTGC GCATTTAGATCATCACAAGCTGTGGGATCCTAATGAGTTTGCAGTTCACTGCTTTAAGATTATAATGTATTCTATTCAG GCCCAGTATTCTCACCATGTGATCCAGGAAATTCTTGGACACCTTGATGCTCGTAAGAAGGATTCTCCACGGGTTCGAGCAGGTATCATTCAGGTTCTGTTAGAGGCTGTCGCCATTGCTGCTAAAGGTTCTATAG GTCCAACTGTGTTAGAAGTCTTCAACACCCTGTTGAAGCACCTGCGGCTCAGCGTGGAACTGGAAGCCAGTGACTCCCAGAAGGGCTCTGTAGGCAGCGTCTCCCTAAGCTCCAAAGACAACGATGAGAAGATTGTGCAGAACGCTGTCATCCAGACAATAG GATTTTTTGGAAGTAACTTACCAGACTATCAGAGGTCAGAGATCATGATGTTCATCATGGGGAAAGTGCCTGTTTTTGGAACATCCACTCATACTTTGGATATCAGCCAACTAGG GGATTTAGGAACCAGGAGGATTCAGATAATGTTGCTGAGGTCTTTGCTCATG GTGACGTCTGGATACAAAGCCAAGACAATTGTTACTGCACTGCCTGGGTCATTTCTGGATCCTCTATTGTCACCATCCCTCATGGAAGACTATGAGCTGAGGCAGTTAGTCTTGGAAGTGATGCACAACCTAATGGACCGCCATGACAACAGAGCGAAGCTCCGTGGCATCAG AATAATTCCAGATGTGGCTGACTTgaagataaaaagagagaaaatctgTAGACAAGATACAAGCTTCATGAAAAAG AATGGGCAACAGCTATATAGGCACATATATCTGGGCTGCAAAGAAGAAGACAACGTTCAGAAAAACTATGAGCTTCTTTATACATCTCTCGCTCTGATAACTATCGAACTTGCCAATGAAGAGGTGGTTATCGACCTCATTCGATTGGCCATTGCTTTACAG GACAGTGCAATTATCAATGAAGATAATCTGCCAATGTTTCATCGTTGTGGGATTATGGCACTGGTTGCAGCCTATCTCAACTTTGTGAGTCAAATGATAGCTGTTCCAGCATTCTGCCAGCATGTTAGCAAG gTTATTGAAACTCGAACTATGGAAGCCCCTTATTTTCTACCAGAGCATATTTTCAGAGATAAGTGCAT GCTTCCGAAATCTTTAGAGAAGCATGacaaaaatttatattttctgaCCAACAAGATTGCAGAATCCCTGGGTGGAAGCGGGTACAGTGTGGAGAGGCTGTCGGTTCCTTATGTGCCACAGGTGACAG